A genome region from Sphingorhabdus sp. SMR4y includes the following:
- the purB gene encoding adenylosuccinate lyase, whose protein sequence is MIPRYSRPEMVALWEPESKFQIWFEIEAHATDALAELGVVPKEAAEAIWAKGKFDVERIDEIEREVKHDVIAFLTNVAENVGEEARFMHQGMTSSDVLDTCLAVQLARASDILLDDIDALLAAIKKRAYEHKFTPTIGRSHGIHGEPVTFGLKLAQAYAEFERNRERLVAARKEVATCAISGAVGTFANIDPKVEEHVAAKLGLEVEPVSTQVIPRDRHAQFFATLGVIASSVERLAVEVRHLQRTEVLEAEEYFSPGQKGSSAMPHKRNPILTENLTGLARMVRSYALPAMENVALWHERDISHSSVERMIGPDATITLDFALGRLTGVIEKLLIYPERMQKNLDRMGGLVHSQRVLLALTQAGISREDSYRIVQRNAMKVWESDGEIALLDLLKADPDVTAKLSDEELEERFNLDYHFKHVDTIFARVFGE, encoded by the coding sequence ATGATTCCACGCTATTCCCGCCCCGAAATGGTTGCCCTCTGGGAACCCGAATCGAAATTCCAGATCTGGTTCGAGATTGAAGCACACGCCACCGATGCTCTTGCCGAACTGGGCGTGGTGCCGAAAGAAGCGGCCGAAGCGATCTGGGCCAAGGGCAAGTTCGACGTGGAGCGGATCGACGAGATCGAGCGCGAAGTGAAACATGACGTGATCGCCTTCCTGACCAATGTCGCGGAAAATGTCGGCGAAGAAGCGCGCTTCATGCATCAGGGCATGACCTCCAGCGATGTTCTCGACACCTGCCTCGCGGTGCAGCTGGCGCGCGCCTCCGACATCTTGCTGGATGATATCGACGCCCTGCTCGCGGCGATCAAGAAACGCGCCTATGAGCATAAATTTACCCCCACCATCGGCCGCAGTCACGGCATCCACGGCGAGCCCGTCACCTTTGGTCTGAAGCTGGCACAGGCCTATGCCGAATTCGAACGCAATCGCGAACGGCTGGTCGCCGCGCGCAAGGAAGTCGCCACCTGCGCGATTTCCGGCGCGGTCGGCACCTTTGCGAATATCGATCCCAAGGTCGAGGAACATGTCGCCGCAAAACTGGGTCTGGAAGTCGAACCGGTTTCCACCCAGGTCATCCCGCGCGACCGCCACGCGCAATTTTTTGCGACGCTCGGCGTGATTGCCTCGTCGGTGGAACGGCTCGCGGTCGAAGTCCGCCATCTGCAGCGCACCGAAGTGCTCGAAGCGGAAGAATATTTCTCGCCGGGCCAGAAGGGCAGCAGCGCAATGCCGCACAAGCGCAACCCGATCCTGACCGAAAACCTCACCGGCCTCGCCCGCATGGTCCGCAGCTATGCCCTCCCGGCGATGGAAAATGTCGCCCTGTGGCACGAACGCGATATTTCACACAGTTCGGTCGAACGGATGATCGGCCCCGACGCGACCATCACTCTCGACTTTGCTCTCGGCCGGCTCACCGGCGTGATCGAGAAATTGCTGATCTATCCCGAGCGGATGCAGAAGAATCTCGACCGCATGGGCGGCCTGGTCCACTCGCAGCGGGTCCTGCTGGCGCTCACCCAGGCCGGCATCAGCCGCGAGGACAGCTACCGCATCGTTCAGCGCAACGCGATGAAGGTCTGGGAATCGGACGGCGAAATCGCCCTACTCGACCTGCTCAAGGCCGATCCCGACGTTACCGCCAAACTGTCCGACGAAGAACTGGAAGAGCGTTTCAACCTCGATTATCATTTCAAGCATGTCGACACGATCTTTGCCCGGGTTTTCGGAGAATAG
- a CDS encoding 6-phosphofructokinase: protein MRLAVLTGGGDVPGLNPCIQSIATSAWQRGWDVVGLRRGWEGVLEIDPADPWANENSVMMLDKDRVRGIDRQGGTILHSSRCDPRVTDEGDQTQKALDVLDALAVDVLITMGGDGTLRFSAYLSSLGRNVISIPKTMDNDVYGTDYCIGFSTAVTRSVQAINSLRTTAASHERIAVIELFGRRSGETALLSGFLSQADRTVIAEVPADMDVLLPLLLGDKEANPESYAICLVSEGAKLSGATDFADEINKSNTSRTGLNIGTQLAREIEARSDERTIVQELAYLMRAGEPDAMDRMVGFAFGALAVQLVEQDRMANMVCLTDGNYGVVPIGTLLEDSKGVNVSGLYDANQYRPNLIQVEGMPMFLY from the coding sequence ATGCGATTAGCAGTGCTCACCGGCGGCGGCGATGTCCCGGGGCTCAACCCCTGCATCCAGTCGATTGCCACATCGGCCTGGCAGCGCGGCTGGGATGTGGTCGGATTGCGTCGCGGCTGGGAAGGGGTGCTGGAAATCGACCCTGCCGATCCCTGGGCCAATGAAAATAGCGTGATGATGCTCGACAAGGACCGGGTTCGCGGTATCGACCGCCAGGGCGGTACGATATTGCACAGTTCCCGCTGTGATCCGCGGGTGACCGATGAAGGGGACCAGACGCAAAAGGCGCTCGACGTGCTGGATGCGCTCGCGGTCGATGTGCTGATTACCATGGGGGGAGATGGCACGCTGCGCTTCTCCGCCTATTTGTCCAGTCTCGGGCGCAACGTCATTTCGATCCCCAAGACGATGGACAATGATGTCTACGGCACCGATTATTGCATCGGATTTTCGACCGCCGTCACCCGATCGGTGCAGGCGATCAACTCGCTGCGGACGACGGCGGCGAGCCACGAACGGATTGCGGTGATAGAATTGTTTGGCCGCCGGTCGGGCGAAACCGCGCTTTTGTCCGGCTTTCTGTCGCAGGCGGACCGGACGGTGATTGCCGAGGTGCCGGCAGACATGGACGTGCTGCTGCCCTTGCTGCTTGGCGACAAGGAGGCCAATCCCGAATCCTATGCGATCTGTCTGGTGTCGGAAGGGGCGAAGCTGTCCGGGGCAACCGATTTTGCCGATGAAATCAACAAATCGAACACCAGTCGCACGGGTCTGAATATCGGCACCCAACTGGCGCGGGAAATCGAGGCGCGCAGCGACGAGCGGACGATTGTGCAGGAACTGGCCTATCTGATGCGAGCCGGGGAGCCGGATGCGATGGACCGGATGGTCGGTTTTGCCTTTGGCGCGCTGGCGGTGCAATTGGTCGAGCAGGACCGGATGGCCAATATGGTCTGTCTGACCGACGGCAATTACGGCGTCGTGCCGATCGGAACGCTGCTGGAAGACAGCAAGGGAGTCAATGTCTCGGGACTTTATGACGCGAACCAGTATCGGCCCAATCTGATCCAGGTCGAAGGCATGCCGATGTTCCTCTATTGA
- a CDS encoding LapA family protein — translation MQFIKILFWVLLLVATFIFWWTNEARASLDLGAALVEARVSTFVVGAFLLGFLPTWLLLRGSKWRLSRRIKTLEEAARPAPPPASTANRTPAPAAAPVTPPTPTAAAEPAPAVSSIDNKKAPDA, via the coding sequence ATGCAATTCATCAAAATCCTCTTCTGGGTCCTCCTGCTGGTGGCGACGTTCATTTTCTGGTGGACCAACGAGGCGCGCGCCTCGCTGGATCTGGGCGCGGCGCTTGTCGAGGCCAGGGTTTCAACCTTTGTCGTCGGCGCTTTCCTGCTCGGCTTCCTGCCGACCTGGCTGCTGCTGAGAGGCTCCAAATGGCGGCTCTCCCGCCGGATCAAGACGCTGGAGGAAGCCGCAAGACCGGCGCCCCCTCCCGCATCCACCGCCAACCGGACACCGGCCCCTGCCGCTGCACCGGTCACGCCCCCGACGCCAACCGCCGCAGCCGAACCCGCTCCGGCGGTATCATCCATTGATAACAAGAAAGCGCCCGACGCATGA
- a CDS encoding YdbH domain-containing protein gives MEEEIANDPVGRRSRFRLFGGILLVLILLGLIALWVSRTTLADNYVQSQLEQMDVVATYEIDEIGLRKQVIRNLVIGNPERPDLTADLVEVGNSLSLGGVGINWVSASGVELFGRVENGRLSFGELDKFSAPDDDSPLALPDMWLGLQDAKLRIDSDYGAIGLALNGQGELHDGFSGEIAAIASKLETGGCVLQKPTFFGEITIRARKPHLQGPLRLPSVNCGDLPLSAEDFAARISVDLGVDLASWTGNIGLIGGPLRFADYSGQEIKATLDLTGDLQQSSGEIDMTASGLLSPYGQANISRIRGPFTLGYGGERMTASFAGQPEIRGVQVAQGWLEQVASLSASVAGTPLGPIAGQMATAVRKAGSRFDISGDVKFSRTAERTTLSFDEAAARSRSGASVSLSDPLLLVFTDKNIRMLADGPIRLAGGGFPSARLQLDDGSLSRGFSGRLEMANYQVGSAQLKVPAMAFSPTRQGGTNIDGRIILTGPLGGGQLTGLQIPVSGGISRNGDFALFRQCINLQFASLRTASLTAGPTSARLCPQGSAIVSGDGSGVNIAASAPSLKLDGAVGSTPLAITSGALGFSLAKGLTAENVGVRLGTAGSMTRLDIALLNAAFGSTINGRIEGAAGKVANVPLLMENIEGDWRYEDGKFLADASLLVRDEQAAERFRPLISNDVRLGFDGNDLTATGLLREPETLSSVAAVDIAHDLQSSEGRALIDVQSLIFNDRLQPEQLTSLTLGVIANVRGEISGAGRIAWDASENGVQSSGTFRTNGLNLAAAFGPVTGLAGEIEFSDLLALETRPGQIVSLSEVNPGVAVFNGQIRYRLLPDFKLQVEAGEWPFAGGKLYLEPTILDLSEEAERRLQFTVEGVDAAQFLTQFDFENLTASGVFDGKLPMVFDQDGGRIVGGYLVAREGGGTLAYVGELSYEDMGTMANFAFNALKSIKYRNLTIGMDGDIAGEIITEVKFAGLQQGDDASRNFITRQFARIPLEFNVRIQAPFMQLMSSAKSYYEPEILVGQNLPALLRAQEARAKAAVQLLEDDE, from the coding sequence ATGGAAGAAGAAATCGCCAATGACCCCGTCGGTCGCCGCTCCCGGTTTCGACTGTTCGGCGGAATATTGCTTGTTCTGATTCTGCTCGGTCTGATTGCCCTGTGGGTGAGTCGCACAACGCTGGCCGATAACTACGTCCAATCGCAGCTCGAGCAGATGGATGTCGTGGCCACTTACGAGATCGATGAAATCGGGCTGCGCAAACAAGTCATTCGCAATCTGGTCATCGGAAACCCGGAGCGGCCGGATCTGACGGCTGATCTCGTCGAAGTCGGGAACAGCCTGAGCCTTGGCGGCGTCGGTATCAACTGGGTCAGCGCCAGCGGGGTGGAACTGTTCGGACGCGTCGAAAATGGCAGGCTCAGCTTTGGCGAGCTCGACAAATTTTCCGCTCCGGATGATGACAGTCCGCTGGCGTTGCCGGATATGTGGCTGGGTCTGCAAGATGCCAAATTGCGGATCGACAGCGATTATGGCGCGATTGGTCTGGCACTCAACGGGCAGGGCGAATTGCACGATGGTTTCAGTGGAGAAATTGCTGCCATCGCCAGCAAGCTGGAAACCGGCGGCTGTGTCTTGCAGAAACCGACTTTCTTCGGCGAAATCACGATACGGGCGAGAAAGCCCCATTTGCAGGGGCCTTTGCGACTGCCTTCTGTAAATTGCGGCGATCTTCCATTGAGCGCGGAAGATTTCGCCGCGCGGATCTCGGTCGATCTTGGCGTCGACCTGGCGAGCTGGACCGGAAATATCGGACTGATAGGCGGGCCGCTTCGCTTTGCCGATTATAGCGGTCAGGAAATCAAGGCGACTCTCGACCTGACCGGGGATTTGCAGCAGAGCAGCGGTGAAATCGACATGACCGCTAGCGGTTTGCTGTCTCCTTATGGCCAGGCCAATATCTCCCGGATCAGGGGACCGTTTACGCTGGGTTACGGCGGCGAGCGGATGACCGCGAGCTTCGCCGGGCAGCCGGAGATCCGCGGCGTACAAGTGGCGCAAGGCTGGTTGGAGCAGGTTGCCAGCCTATCGGCGTCTGTCGCGGGCACGCCCCTTGGTCCGATTGCGGGCCAGATGGCAACAGCGGTTCGAAAGGCCGGAAGCCGGTTTGATATTTCCGGTGACGTAAAATTTTCCAGGACGGCCGAACGGACGACACTGTCTTTTGATGAAGCCGCAGCCCGTTCGCGTTCCGGCGCTTCGGTCAGCCTGAGTGATCCGCTGTTGCTGGTCTTTACCGACAAGAATATCAGGATGCTGGCCGACGGTCCCATCCGGCTGGCCGGGGGTGGCTTCCCCAGCGCCAGATTGCAGCTCGACGACGGCAGCCTGTCGCGCGGATTTTCCGGCCGGCTCGAAATGGCCAATTATCAGGTCGGTTCGGCCCAGCTGAAGGTTCCGGCCATGGCCTTTTCGCCAACGCGTCAGGGCGGGACCAATATTGACGGGCGGATCATCCTGACGGGGCCGCTTGGCGGCGGTCAGCTTACCGGACTGCAGATACCGGTCAGCGGCGGTATCAGTCGCAATGGCGATTTCGCGCTGTTCCGCCAGTGTATCAACCTGCAATTTGCCAGCCTGCGCACGGCATCGCTGACCGCTGGCCCGACGAGCGCACGCCTGTGTCCGCAGGGCAGCGCCATCGTCTCCGGTGACGGATCGGGCGTGAACATCGCAGCCAGCGCTCCCTCGCTCAAGCTGGATGGTGCGGTCGGCAGCACGCCGCTGGCCATAACCAGCGGCGCTCTGGGCTTTTCGCTCGCGAAAGGACTGACGGCGGAAAATGTCGGCGTCCGCCTGGGCACGGCCGGCAGTATGACCCGGCTCGACATAGCGCTGCTCAACGCTGCATTCGGCAGCACGATCAACGGGCGTATCGAGGGTGCGGCGGGCAAGGTCGCCAATGTGCCGTTGTTGATGGAGAATATCGAGGGTGACTGGCGCTATGAAGATGGCAAATTCCTCGCCGATGCCAGCCTGCTGGTCCGTGACGAGCAAGCGGCGGAGCGCTTCCGGCCCTTGATCAGCAATGATGTAAGGCTCGGTTTTGACGGCAATGATCTGACCGCTACCGGCCTGCTCCGCGAACCGGAGACCCTGAGTTCGGTTGCCGCCGTCGACATCGCCCATGATCTGCAGAGCAGCGAGGGCAGGGCGTTGATCGATGTCCAGTCGCTGATATTCAACGACCGGTTGCAGCCTGAACAGTTGACCTCCCTCACATTGGGTGTGATCGCCAATGTTCGCGGAGAGATATCCGGGGCTGGCCGCATTGCATGGGACGCATCAGAAAACGGTGTCCAAAGCAGCGGGACATTCCGGACCAACGGCCTGAATCTGGCGGCTGCTTTCGGCCCGGTCACCGGTCTGGCCGGGGAGATAGAATTTTCCGACCTGCTGGCATTGGAAACCCGGCCGGGGCAGATTGTCAGCCTGTCCGAGGTCAATCCCGGTGTCGCGGTGTTCAATGGCCAGATCCGCTATCGCCTGCTCCCCGATTTCAAATTGCAGGTGGAGGCGGGCGAATGGCCGTTTGCCGGCGGCAAGCTCTATCTGGAACCGACGATTCTGGATCTGAGCGAAGAGGCCGAGCGACGGTTGCAGTTCACCGTCGAGGGCGTGGATGCCGCCCAATTCCTGACCCAGTTTGATTTCGAGAATTTGACCGCATCCGGCGTTTTTGACGGCAAGCTGCCGATGGTGTTTGACCAGGACGGCGGCCGGATTGTCGGTGGCTATCTGGTCGCGCGCGAAGGCGGCGGCACGCTCGCCTACGTCGGAGAGTTGAGCTACGAGGATATGGGAACGATGGCCAATTTCGCGTTTAACGCGCTGAAATCGATCAAATATCGCAACCTGACCATCGGAATGGATGGCGACATTGCCGGCGAGATCATTACCGAAGTGAAATTCGCCGGCCTGCAGCAGGGCGATGACGCGAGCCGCAATTTCATCACCCGGCAGTTCGCGCGTATCCCGCTCGAGTTCAATGTCCGTATCCAGGCGCCATTCATGCAACTGATGAGCAGCGCCAAATCCTATTATGAACCGGAAATCCTGGTCGGGCAGAATTTGCCCGCGCTGTTGCGCGCGCAGGAGGCGCGGGCAAAGGCTGCCGTACAACTTCTGGAAGACGATGAATAA
- the trpA gene encoding tryptophan synthase subunit alpha gives MTRLSQSFPADRAALVAFVTAGDPTPADTGAILDALVEGGADIIELGMPFTDPMADGPSIQEADIRSLAAGTKTTDIFNMAKEFRQRHPDTPLVLMGYANPMTIRGSDWFANACVNAGVDAVICVDIPVEEDESLGDALRAKEVAVIRLATPTTDAKRLPEILNNASGFLYYVSVAGITGQQQAAQASIEEAVARLKAGTDLPVAVGFGVRTPEQAAEIARVADGVVVGSAIVEIVGEYGKDAAPHVRDYVKSLSDAIRAAREI, from the coding sequence ATGACCCGTCTCTCCCAATCCTTCCCCGCCGACCGCGCGGCGCTCGTCGCCTTTGTGACCGCTGGCGATCCGACCCCGGCCGATACCGGTGCCATTCTCGACGCGCTTGTCGAAGGCGGCGCGGACATCATCGAACTCGGCATGCCGTTCACCGATCCGATGGCCGATGGTCCCTCGATCCAGGAAGCGGATATCCGCAGTCTGGCCGCGGGCACGAAAACCACCGATATTTTCAATATGGCGAAGGAATTCCGCCAGCGTCACCCTGACACGCCGCTGGTGCTGATGGGCTATGCCAATCCGATGACCATCCGGGGTTCCGACTGGTTCGCCAATGCCTGCGTCAACGCCGGTGTCGATGCCGTGATCTGCGTCGATATCCCGGTCGAGGAAGATGAAAGCCTCGGCGACGCTCTCCGCGCTAAGGAAGTTGCGGTGATCCGGCTTGCTACGCCGACCACCGATGCAAAACGCCTGCCTGAGATTTTGAACAATGCGAGTGGCTTTCTATACTATGTCTCCGTCGCCGGGATTACCGGCCAGCAACAGGCGGCACAGGCGAGCATCGAAGAGGCCGTTGCGCGCCTCAAAGCCGGCACCGACCTGCCCGTTGCCGTCGGCTTTGGCGTACGCACGCCGGAACAGGCTGCCGAGATCGCCCGCGTTGCGGATGGCGTCGTCGTCGGCTCGGCGATTGTTGAGATTGTCGGCGAATATGGCAAGGATGCCGCGCCGCATGTCAGGGACTATGTAAAATCGCTTTCCGATGCTATCAGGGCCGCCAGAGAAATCTAA
- the radC gene encoding RadC family protein, with translation MTEEHGTQSGAPMQGSGHRARLRHRILSGQGNGLHDHELVEYLLALAIPRRDTKPLAKQLIDEFGGFSRLLVSDADALQNLPGMGATSVAALKIVQVAALRLLSEPVRTQPILSSWQALLDYLRADMAHLAHERVRVLHLDSKNRLIRDELVSEGSIDQAAIYTREVIKRALDLGSAAIILVHNHPSGDSTPSRQDIAITRDICAAGATLGIAVHDHIVIGRDGHTSFRSKGLI, from the coding sequence ATGACCGAAGAACATGGAACCCAGTCAGGCGCTCCAATGCAGGGCAGCGGGCATCGCGCCCGGCTTCGGCATCGTATTCTGTCCGGTCAGGGCAATGGTCTGCACGATCACGAACTGGTTGAATATCTGCTCGCGCTGGCCATTCCGCGCCGCGACACCAAGCCGCTCGCGAAGCAGCTGATCGACGAATTCGGCGGCTTTTCCCGGCTGCTGGTCAGCGATGCCGATGCGTTGCAGAATCTGCCCGGCATGGGCGCAACCAGCGTGGCGGCGCTGAAAATCGTGCAAGTGGCGGCCTTGCGCCTGCTCTCCGAGCCGGTGCGGACCCAGCCGATCCTTTCCAGCTGGCAGGCTTTGCTCGACTATTTGCGCGCCGATATGGCGCATCTCGCCCATGAACGGGTGCGGGTGCTGCATCTCGACAGCAAGAACCGGCTGATCCGCGACGAGCTGGTCAGCGAAGGCTCGATAGACCAGGCGGCCATCTATACCCGCGAGGTAATCAAGCGCGCGCTGGATCTGGGATCAGCCGCGATCATCCTGGTGCACAACCATCCCAGCGGCGACAGCACGCCGAGCCGGCAGGATATTGCGATCACCCGCGACATTTGCGCCGCCGGGGCCACATTGGGCATCGCCGTCCACGATCATATCGTCATCGGCCGCGACGGCCACACGTCTTTCCGGTCAAAGGGGCTGATCTAG
- the trpB gene encoding tryptophan synthase subunit beta, which translates to MNDTPPNSFRNQPDDRGHFGEFGGRYVAETLMPLILDLEKHYRAAQADPAFEEEFNDLLQNYVGRPSPLYYAESLTEEVRKDAPEGKGAQIWFKRDELNHTGAHKINNCIGQILLAKRMGKTRIIAETGAGQHGVATATVCARFGLPCTIFMGATDVARQKPNLFRMKLLGAEVVPVTSGAATLKDAMNEALRDWVANVHDTFYIIGTAAGPHPYPELVRDFQSVIGKEARAQMLERTGRLPDMLVAAIGGGSNAIGLFHPFLDDPDVKMLGIEAAGHGLDKEHAASLAGGGPGILHGNKTYLLQDEDGQITEAHSISAGLDYPGIGPEHSWLKESGRVDYDSATDKEALDAFQLLCRTEGIIPALEPSHAIAAVVREAVKMDRDKIILANLCGRGDKDIFTVAEALGTEI; encoded by the coding sequence ATGAACGACACACCCCCCAACAGCTTCCGCAACCAGCCTGATGACCGTGGCCATTTCGGCGAATTCGGCGGGCGCTATGTCGCCGAAACCTTGATGCCGCTGATTCTCGATCTGGAAAAACATTATCGCGCGGCACAGGCCGACCCGGCGTTCGAGGAAGAGTTCAACGACCTGCTGCAAAATTATGTCGGCCGGCCCTCGCCGCTCTATTATGCCGAAAGCCTGACCGAGGAAGTCCGCAAGGATGCACCGGAAGGAAAAGGCGCGCAAATCTGGTTCAAGCGCGACGAGCTCAACCACACCGGCGCGCACAAGATCAACAATTGCATCGGGCAGATATTGCTGGCGAAGCGCATGGGCAAAACCCGGATCATCGCGGAAACCGGCGCCGGCCAGCATGGCGTGGCGACGGCGACCGTCTGCGCCCGCTTTGGCCTCCCCTGCACCATCTTCATGGGCGCAACCGATGTCGCGCGGCAGAAGCCCAATCTGTTCCGGATGAAATTGCTTGGCGCCGAAGTGGTGCCGGTGACCAGCGGCGCAGCGACGCTGAAAGACGCGATGAACGAAGCGCTGCGCGACTGGGTCGCCAATGTGCACGACACATTCTACATCATCGGCACCGCCGCCGGTCCACACCCCTATCCCGAACTGGTCCGCGATTTCCAGAGCGTGATCGGCAAGGAAGCTCGCGCCCAGATGCTCGAGCGCACCGGTCGCCTGCCCGATATGCTGGTCGCGGCCATTGGCGGCGGTAGCAATGCCATCGGCCTGTTCCACCCGTTTCTCGATGATCCGGACGTCAAGATGCTGGGCATCGAAGCGGCCGGCCATGGTCTGGACAAGGAACATGCGGCGAGCCTCGCCGGCGGCGGGCCGGGCATCCTCCACGGCAACAAGACCTATCTGCTGCAGGACGAGGACGGCCAGATCACCGAGGCCCATTCGATCAGCGCCGGCCTCGACTATCCCGGCATTGGTCCCGAGCATAGCTGGCTGAAGGAATCCGGCCGCGTCGATTATGACAGCGCCACAGACAAAGAAGCGCTCGACGCCTTCCAGCTGCTCTGCCGCACCGAAGGTATCATTCCCGCGCTCGAACCGAGCCACGCGATTGCAGCGGTAGTGCGCGAAGCGGTGAAGATGGATCGGGACAAGATCATTCTCGCCAACCTGTGCGGGCGCGGTGACAAGGATATTTTCACTGTCGCCGAGGCTTTGGGGACGGAGATATGA
- the pyrF gene encoding orotidine-5'-phosphate decarboxylase: MSNPIFVAIDTPDLDRAVAIAQSVTGHVGGLKLGLEFFCAHGHHGVHEIQKLDLPIFLDLKLHDIPNTVAKAMQAINVLEPAIVTIHASGGRAMMEDAKAAANEHTKVVGVTLLTSLDERDMGRIGYTGTPHDQVERLADLAREAGLDGIVCSGNEVAAAHKIWKDGFFVVPGLRPKGGAMGDQKRAVTPRQARDNGASVLVIGRPITGADNPNAAARAIEATL, translated from the coding sequence ATGAGCAACCCGATTTTCGTCGCAATCGACACGCCGGATCTAGATCGGGCCGTCGCGATTGCACAGTCGGTCACGGGCCATGTCGGCGGGCTGAAGCTCGGCCTCGAATTTTTCTGCGCCCACGGCCACCATGGCGTGCATGAAATCCAGAAGCTCGATTTGCCGATCTTTCTCGATCTCAAGCTGCACGATATTCCCAACACGGTTGCCAAGGCGATGCAGGCGATCAACGTGCTCGAACCGGCGATCGTGACCATCCACGCCTCCGGCGGCCGCGCGATGATGGAAGACGCCAAGGCGGCGGCGAACGAACATACCAAGGTGGTCGGCGTGACTCTGCTGACTTCGCTCGACGAACGCGATATGGGCCGGATTGGCTATACAGGCACGCCGCATGACCAGGTAGAGCGACTGGCCGACCTCGCCCGCGAAGCGGGACTGGATGGCATCGTCTGTTCCGGCAATGAAGTGGCTGCGGCGCACAAAATCTGGAAAGACGGCTTTTTCGTCGTCCCCGGCCTCCGCCCCAAAGGCGGCGCGATGGGCGACCAGAAACGGGCGGTGACGCCGCGGCAAGCACGCGACAATGGCGCGAGCGTGCTGGTGATCGGCCGGCCAATTACCGGAGCGGACAATCCCAATGCAGCAGCGCGGGCGATCGAGGCGACGCTTTAG
- a CDS encoding phosphoribosylanthranilate isomerase, translated as MQTQIKICGLSTETAIDAAIQAGADYIGLVHFPKSPRHVSLERAAKLRTYAAQRVKTVLLLVNADPASTGQAIAEVKPDVIQFHGSETPEWLKLVADNSGLEIWKALGVKDKPTLAKSSRYLGAADRLLFDAPAKALPGGTGTSFDWSLLADHHHQIDWGLAGGLDPDNVASALNGTHAPLVDVSSGVESAPGVKQVDKIAAFCQAVRDYDASK; from the coding sequence ATGCAAACCCAAATCAAGATCTGCGGTCTTTCCACCGAAACCGCCATTGACGCCGCGATCCAAGCGGGTGCCGACTATATCGGCCTCGTCCATTTCCCGAAAAGTCCGCGCCATGTGTCGCTCGAACGGGCCGCCAAGCTACGCACCTATGCGGCACAGCGGGTCAAGACAGTGCTGCTGCTCGTCAACGCCGACCCGGCATCGACCGGCCAAGCGATCGCGGAAGTGAAACCCGACGTCATTCAGTTCCATGGCAGCGAGACTCCGGAATGGCTGAAACTGGTAGCCGACAACAGCGGACTCGAAATCTGGAAAGCGCTGGGTGTCAAAGACAAACCCACTTTGGCAAAATCCAGCCGCTATCTCGGCGCGGCGGACCGGCTTCTGTTCGATGCCCCGGCCAAGGCTTTGCCCGGCGGTACCGGGACCTCCTTTGACTGGTCCCTGCTGGCGGATCATCACCATCAGATCGACTGGGGCCTCGCCGGGGGCCTTGACCCGGATAATGTCGCAAGCGCTCTCAACGGAACCCACGCCCCGCTGGTCGATGTCTCCTCCGGCGTCGAATCCGCGCCCGGCGTCAAACAGGTGGACAAGATCGCCGCCTTTTGCCAAGCGGTGCGGGACTATGACGCGTCCAAGTAA